One genomic window of Thermodesulfobacteriota bacterium includes the following:
- the rpsR gene encoding 30S ribosomal protein S18, protein MSREEKQMKKPGEKPAPEKRKKPFLRRKVCRFCTDKKLEIDYKNPKILRYFITERGKIIPRRISGNCAKHQRQITVAIKRARNIAILPFTTAVQ, encoded by the coding sequence ATGTCGAGAGAGGAGAAACAGATGAAAAAGCCTGGAGAAAAACCCGCTCCGGAAAAGAGGAAGAAACCCTTCTTAAGGCGAAAGGTCTGTCGGTTCTGCACCGACAAGAAACTGGAGATCGACTATAAAAATCCAAAAATCCTCCGGTACTTCATCACGGAACGGGGGAAGATCATCCCGAGGAGGATCTCCGGGAACTGCGCCAAACATCAGCGACAGATCACCGTGGCCATCAAACGGGCAAGGAATATCGCCATCCTCCCCTTCACGACCGCCGTCCAGTAA
- the rplI gene encoding 50S ribosomal protein L9 codes for MQVILLEDIPSLGKVGDLVKVSDGYGRNYLIPKKKAVLADEKNLKALQHQKAVVQQRQNRIKKDALRIAQEIENLPCTFKKHVGESGKLFGSVTSMEIEAFLREKGFEVDRKKIHLEEPIKSLGLHTVPIKLHPEITAHLKVWVEEE; via the coding sequence ATGCAAGTCATCTTATTGGAAGACATCCCTTCCCTGGGAAAGGTGGGAGATCTGGTCAAGGTTTCCGACGGCTACGGAAGAAACTATTTGATTCCGAAGAAGAAGGCCGTCCTGGCCGACGAAAAGAATCTCAAGGCGCTCCAACATCAGAAGGCCGTGGTTCAACAACGCCAGAACAGGATCAAAAAGGACGCCCTGAGGATCGCCCAAGAGATCGAGAACCTCCCCTGCACCTTCAAGAAGCACGTGGGCGAAAGCGGCAAGCTCTTCGGCTCGGTCACCTCGATGGAGATCGAAGCCTTTCTCCGGGAGAAGGGGTTTGAGGTGGATCGCAAAAAAATCCACCTCGAGGAGCCCATCAAGAGCCTGGGCCTTCACACGGTCCCCATTAAACTCCATCCGGAAATCACCGCCCACCTCAAGGTCTGGGTCGAAGAGGAGTGA
- the dnaB gene encoding replicative DNA helicase codes for MLDAMDLLSHKVPPQNIEAEQSVLGGILIENEAINKVMEILSPDDFYRESHRKIFSALIDLSERDEPADLITLSNELRKRDQLEAIGGASYLASLIDTVPTAAHIEYYARIVREKAILRKLIETSTEIITQSYQDRTDVESFLDEAEKSIFEITERRVKPSFYSIREVIKTSLDTISKLYEKKELITGVPSGFKELDRMTAGFQPSDLIIVAGRPSMGKTAFCLNIAQHVAVERKIPVAIFSLEMSKEQLVLRMLCAQSEVEGMRLRTGFLQENDWAKLTLAAGTLYEAPIFIDDTPALSVLELRAKARRLKAEHQLGLIVIDYLQLMKGRAKAESRQQEISEISRSLKALAKELDLPVIAVSQLSRKPEERHGNRPQLSDLRESGAIEQDADVILFVFREEVYNRTEENQGKAEIIIGKQRNGPIGKVDLAFIDKLTAFKNLYKGETGFYYE; via the coding sequence ATGCTCGACGCGATGGATCTCCTCTCCCATAAGGTGCCTCCTCAGAATATCGAGGCCGAACAGTCGGTCTTGGGGGGCATTCTGATCGAAAACGAAGCCATCAACAAGGTGATGGAGATCCTCTCCCCGGACGACTTCTACCGGGAGAGCCACCGGAAGATCTTCAGCGCCCTGATCGACCTTTCCGAGAGGGACGAACCGGCCGACCTCATCACCCTCTCCAATGAACTGCGAAAAAGGGACCAGCTCGAGGCGATCGGAGGGGCTTCCTATCTGGCCTCCCTCATCGATACCGTTCCCACCGCCGCCCATATCGAATACTATGCCCGGATCGTCCGGGAGAAGGCGATCCTTCGGAAGCTGATCGAGACCTCCACGGAGATCATCACGCAGAGTTATCAGGACCGCACGGACGTGGAGAGCTTTTTGGACGAGGCCGAGAAGTCCATCTTCGAGATCACCGAGAGACGGGTCAAACCTTCCTTCTATTCCATCCGGGAGGTCATCAAGACGAGCCTCGATACCATCTCGAAGCTCTATGAAAAGAAGGAACTGATCACGGGGGTCCCCTCCGGATTCAAAGAGCTCGATCGCATGACCGCCGGATTTCAACCCTCCGACCTGATCATCGTGGCCGGAAGGCCCAGCATGGGAAAGACCGCCTTCTGTCTCAACATCGCCCAGCATGTGGCGGTCGAACGGAAGATCCCGGTGGCCATCTTCTCCCTGGAGATGTCGAAGGAACAGCTGGTCCTCCGGATGCTCTGTGCCCAGTCCGAGGTCGAGGGGATGCGATTGAGGACAGGATTCCTTCAGGAGAACGACTGGGCCAAGCTGACCCTGGCGGCGGGCACGCTTTACGAAGCGCCCATCTTCATCGACGACACCCCTGCCCTCTCCGTGCTCGAGTTGAGGGCGAAGGCCAGGCGCCTGAAGGCCGAGCACCAGCTGGGGCTCATCGTCATCGATTATCTCCAGCTCATGAAGGGAAGGGCCAAGGCCGAGAGCCGCCAGCAAGAGATTTCTGAAATCTCCCGGTCGTTGAAGGCCCTGGCCAAGGAGCTCGACCTTCCGGTCATCGCCGTCTCCCAGCTCAGCCGAAAACCCGAAGAGCGGCACGGGAATCGTCCCCAGCTTTCGGACCTGCGGGAATCGGGCGCCATCGAACAGGACGCCGACGTCATCCTCTTCGTCTTCCGAGAAGAGGTCTATAACCGAACGGAGGAGAACCAGGGCAAAGCCGAGATCATCATCGGCAAGCAACGGAACGGTCCGATCGGAAAAGTCGATCTGGCCTTTATCGACAAACTCACCGCCTTTAAAAACCTATACAAGGGCGAGACCGGTTTTTATTACGAATAG
- a CDS encoding CDP-alcohol phosphatidyltransferase family protein codes for MNLPNTLTIFRVLLIPAFVILIIHRSFGWAMAVFAIAGLTDGLDGLLARLTGRKTELGAYLDPIADKLLLISSYLSLAIVEILPDWLAVIVITRDVIILLGILVISLISRPPAIRPSFVSKVTTVFQILTVLVALMAGYNPLFQQLTPIAISLTTFLTILSGIHYIFLGTRFLNQKSHPPRKGESP; via the coding sequence ATGAACTTGCCCAACACCCTGACGATCTTTCGGGTCCTGTTGATCCCTGCTTTCGTCATCCTCATCATCCATCGCTCCTTCGGCTGGGCCATGGCCGTCTTTGCCATCGCGGGCCTCACCGACGGTCTCGACGGCCTTCTGGCTCGCCTGACGGGTCGAAAGACCGAATTGGGGGCCTACCTCGATCCCATCGCCGACAAGCTGCTCCTCATCTCCTCCTATCTCTCGCTGGCCATCGTCGAGATCCTTCCCGACTGGTTGGCGGTGATCGTCATCACGCGCGATGTGATCATCCTCCTCGGCATCCTCGTCATCTCCCTCATCAGCCGTCCCCCGGCGATCCGTCCAAGTTTCGTCAGCAAGGTCACCACCGTCTTTCAGATCCTGACGGTCCTCGTGGCCCTGATGGCGGGATACAATCCCCTCTTCCAACAACTCACGCCCATCGCCATTTCCCTCACGACCTTCTTGACCATCCTCTCCGGAATCCATTACATCTTTCTCGGCACCCGCTTCCTGAATCAAAAGAGCCATCCCCCTCGAAAAGGAGAATCGCCATGA
- a CDS encoding single-stranded DNA-binding protein → MTLSSSGMPGRNQVMLTGWVVKSPQFHHQLNGTPVLQFFLKVDDPEETTRRSPDRGSKDRPCQPEVMPPSSIQIVAFGPLAQEGALLRDGQRLCVKGRLTERRWKLADGRIRSRVEVIASELLVVEEPRTPV, encoded by the coding sequence ATGACCCTCTCGAGCTCGGGGATGCCTGGGAGAAACCAGGTCATGCTCACCGGTTGGGTGGTGAAGTCTCCACAGTTCCACCATCAGCTGAACGGAACCCCTGTGCTCCAGTTCTTTCTAAAAGTGGACGATCCCGAGGAGACTACGAGGAGATCGCCGGATCGGGGTTCTAAAGACCGTCCCTGCCAACCGGAGGTCATGCCTCCAAGTTCGATCCAGATCGTGGCCTTCGGGCCCCTCGCCCAAGAAGGAGCCCTGCTTCGGGACGGCCAGCGCCTCTGCGTCAAAGGTCGCCTGACCGAGAGACGCTGGAAACTGGCCGACGGGAGAATCCGGTCCCGGGTGGAGGTGATCGCCTCCGAACTCCTGGTGGTCGAGGAACCCCGAACCCCTGTGTAG
- the eno gene encoding phosphopyruvate hydratase, with translation MTTIATLIGREILDSRGNPTVEVEVILSNGIKGRAAVPSGASTGTHEALELRDQDSKRYLGKGVRKAIQHIHQSIAPSLVGLEVADQKKIDETLIRLDGTPNKSRLGANAILGVSLACARAAAHDQGLPLFRYLGGPSACQLPLPMMNILNGGAHADNNLDIQEFMILPVGAKSFREALRMGAEVFHHLKSILKARGYKTTVGDEGGFAPDLKSNEEALSLIVEAIRKAGYRPGREVGLGLDAAATEFYQNGVYVLKAEEEPQKTPTEMIAYYESLLKRYPILSIEDGLAEDDWKGWKAMTLRLGKEIQLVGDDLFVTNPKRLSRGIRRGVANAILIKLNQIGTLTETLKVMEMARKAGYRTIISHRSGETEDTTIADLAVATGAGQIKTGAPSRTDRVAKYNQLLRIEEELGKKAKYVPPLRWRKA, from the coding sequence ATGACGACCATCGCCACCCTGATCGGACGAGAGATCCTCGATTCCCGTGGAAATCCCACCGTGGAGGTGGAGGTGATTTTAAGCAACGGGATCAAAGGGAGGGCAGCGGTCCCTTCGGGGGCCTCCACGGGCACCCACGAGGCCCTTGAACTGAGGGATCAGGATTCAAAACGCTACCTCGGCAAAGGCGTCCGCAAAGCGATCCAACATATCCACCAATCGATCGCACCGAGCCTGGTCGGTCTGGAGGTCGCCGACCAGAAAAAGATCGACGAGACCCTGATCCGCCTCGACGGAACCCCCAACAAATCCCGCCTGGGCGCCAATGCCATCTTGGGCGTCTCCCTGGCCTGCGCCAGAGCAGCGGCCCATGACCAGGGCCTCCCCCTCTTTCGATACCTCGGAGGGCCTTCGGCCTGTCAACTTCCCCTTCCCATGATGAACATCCTCAACGGCGGGGCCCATGCGGACAACAACCTCGATATCCAGGAATTTATGATCCTTCCCGTCGGGGCGAAAAGTTTCAGGGAAGCCCTCCGGATGGGCGCCGAAGTCTTCCACCATCTCAAATCGATTCTAAAGGCAAGAGGCTATAAGACGACTGTCGGAGACGAGGGCGGGTTTGCCCCTGACCTCAAGTCGAACGAGGAGGCCCTCTCCCTGATCGTCGAGGCCATCCGGAAGGCCGGATACCGCCCTGGGAGAGAGGTCGGCCTGGGCCTCGATGCCGCGGCAACCGAATTCTACCAAAACGGAGTCTATGTCCTGAAGGCGGAAGAAGAGCCGCAAAAGACCCCGACAGAGATGATCGCCTACTACGAAAGCCTTTTGAAAAGGTATCCGATCCTCTCCATCGAAGATGGGCTGGCCGAGGATGACTGGAAGGGCTGGAAGGCCATGACGCTCCGCCTGGGGAAGGAGATCCAGCTGGTCGGAGACGACCTTTTTGTGACCAATCCCAAAAGGCTCTCCCGGGGGATCCGAAGGGGGGTGGCCAATGCCATCCTGATCAAACTCAACCAGATCGGGACCCTGACCGAAACCCTCAAAGTGATGGAGATGGCCAGAAAGGCGGGCTACCGAACGATCATCTCCCACCGTTCGGGCGAGACCGAAGACACCACCATCGCCGACCTGGCCGTGGCCACCGGCGCGGGCCAGATCAAGACCGGCGCCCCCTCGAGGACAGACCGGGTGGCCAAGTACAACCAGCTCCTGCGGATTGAGGAAGAGTTGGGCAAAAAGGCCAAATACGTTCCTCCGCTTCGTTGGCGGAAAGCCTGA